Proteins from a genomic interval of Poecile atricapillus isolate bPoeAtr1 chromosome 1, bPoeAtr1.hap1, whole genome shotgun sequence:
- the EAPP gene encoding E2F-associated phosphoprotein yields MSRLREEDDPYVVEEPSDEERALSSSEDEVDVLLHGTPDQKRKLIRECLTGESESSSDDEFQKEMEAELNTTMKTMEGKWKSPEMGTSSSTGLSGSASTSKYYDDIYFDSDSEDEDKIDTQDSRKNRKHQQRQILSNDELLYDPEEDNRDQEWVDSQRRGYRNQRRVVPQQWQAKPAAVPNSDAVLNCPACMTTLCLDCQRHESYKTQYRAMFVMNCVVNKEEVLKYRKKVKRRSKKMKHSKEIGSTQSNQEEEEIYHPVLCTECSTEVAVMDKDEVFHFFNVLASHS; encoded by the exons ATGAGCCGCTTGCGGGAGGAGGATGATCCGTACGTGGTGGAGGAGCCCAGCGACGAGGAGCGAGCGCTCAGCAG CTCAGAGGATGAGGTGGATGTGCTCCTACATGGCACTCCTGACCAGAAGCGGAAGCTGATAAGGGAGTGCCTGACTGGCGAGAGTGAGTCTTCCAGTGATGATGAGTTCCAAaaggagatggaagcagaacTGAACACCACCATGAAGACTATGGAAGGCAAATGGAAATCACCTGAAATGG GTACTTCCTCAAGTACTGGGCTGAGTGGATCTGCCAGCACTTCAAAATACTATGATGACATTTACTTTGATTCTGATTCAGAGGATGAAGATAAAATAG ATACACAGGATAGCcggaaaaacagaaaacatcagCAGCGTCAGATTCTTTCCAATGATGAGCTGCTGTATGACCCAGAAGAAGACAACAGAGACCAGGAGTGGGTAGACTCACAGAGGAGAGG GTACCGTAACCAGAGAAGAGTAGTGCCACAGCAGTGGcaggcaaaacctgcagctgttCCAAATAGTGATGCTGTTCTGAACTGCCCTGCTTGCATGACAACATTGTGCCTGGACTGCCAGAG ACATGAATCTTACAAAACACAGTACAGAGCAATGTTTGTGATGAACTGCGTTGTTAACAAAGAGGAAGtactgaaatacagaaagaagGTAAAGAGAAGAAGTAAGAAAATGAAGCACAGCAAAGAAATTGGCTCTACACAATCAAATcaagaagaagaggaaatatACCATCCAGTATTATGTACTGAGTGCTCAACTGAAGTAGCAGTAATGGATAAAGATGAAGTTTTTCACTTCTTCAATGTTCTGGCCAGCCACTCCTAA